The following coding sequences are from one Musa acuminata AAA Group cultivar baxijiao chromosome BXJ1-6, Cavendish_Baxijiao_AAA, whole genome shotgun sequence window:
- the LOC103990252 gene encoding ethylene-responsive transcription factor LEP-like codes for MEDFPQAILHRSRRRRTRASSEYLGVRRRPWGRYAAEIRNPYTKERHWLGTFDTAEEAALAYDLSSISFCGPARARTNFRYPFLPAPSPPPPPPPPPPPPSPLSEETNVCYFEVDSTGDDDSMTIAAILQSFRQSTSLSSSSLLF; via the coding sequence ATGGAGGACTTCCCCCAGGCTATCCTACACCGTAGTAGAAGGCGACGAACGCGGGCGTCGAGCGAGTACCTTGGAGTCCGTCGCAGACCGTGGGGGCGCTACGCCGCTGAGATCCGGAACCCTTACACCAAGGAGAGGCATTGGCTCGGCACCTTCGACACTGCAGAGGAAGCTGCACTCGCCTAcgacctctcctctatttccttctGTGGGCCAGCAAGAGCTCGGACGAACTTCCGCTACCCTTTCCTGCCCGCTCCATCGCCGCCACCtcctccaccgccaccgccaccgcctccaTCGCCCTTGTCCGAGGAGACGAATGTGTGCTACTTCGAGGTGGATTCCACGGGCGATGATGACTCCATGACCATTGCTGCCATCCTGCAGAGTTTTCGACAGTCTACgtccctctcttcctcctctcttctcttctgA